Within the Arachis duranensis cultivar V14167 chromosome 10, aradu.V14167.gnm2.J7QH, whole genome shotgun sequence genome, the region ttaatatatatatttttaaataactaatttgataatttatatatatatatcctgttaaaaaaaatttatggcaCATTTAATTAGTAGTCTTAATAGTTGCTTAGTGTTATCTATAACAATGAGTAAAATTGTCAAGGAATGTTAGTTAGAAAATGAGTAGAATTTATTGGTTTTTATATGCGGTTACAATAATTAAAAGTGTTGCTAAATGTAATAGTATTAGACTAAACTCACTAAAGATattgaattattaattaaaaatattagNNNNNNNNcaaaataaattacaattgCTGGGACTCTGATTTTTCTATTATTGATAAATGCAAACGTCACTCTGCATATTAACAAAGTCTATAACTgcttattataaattaattagtaattaaagACTGCGGAAGTCTCATCCAAGCAGGGATTTTCCTTTGTTTAATAATCCTATATACCTACTATTCTTGGAACGGCCCCAACACTTAAGAAACCAATAACTAATTGTTATTGCTTCAAAGTGGCATACATGCATGTGCACCGTCTCCTCAgctattttgtaatttgtagaaTATAAAAATGGTGAACTTTGTAGTATAAATCAGAGTAAGTATAGAAGCATTTCACCTAATCCTtgtcatttatttaatttgctgTTGACAACAATTTTTACAAAGCGAAGGGTAATAAAACTATTTGTCATGTTAGAAAAGACATTAacacttataaaaatattccaaAAATATATTCATATGAATATTATATCTGAAATATAGACACCTATTATTTCTTTATATACAGTAGTGCTTGTTTTCGGTGATGTCCCATGCATGATGCATGTGATTCTCAATGGCGTATGTAACTTGATGTCCTTCTCTTCAAATAAACATACATGCTCTCATCCCTCAGGAGATATTCCATTTAGAATCGCAATTGTGATTAGCTGATGCTTCTGCTTCTgccaaaagttaaaaaataggAAACAGGGACCCTTCTATACAGTAACGACCTACGAAGTATGAACACTTTTAAGTTGTCGTATCCACATGTTAGATACATTTTAGGCAACATTCATCGGCATTCGTCTGTGGTTTGATGTGTTTCAACACGTTTAAATACACCTAAATATTCTCAGGTATCAGCATATCCAatcttatttttaacatatatttttaaaataaatttagatatagtatatgattatatgttattatttattaaaataaaatatttttaatacttgatataattaaaataagacattaaaaataattaaaaaaatttatattttaatattaataaaatatcaaaatatcattacaatttatttaaaaaatattttatattttatatgtattttaaaatttgtgtatcGACTTGTCCTCTATCGCGTCGAATCGCCGTCCTTACATCACAGGTGACGACCCTTCCATTTACCaaaattgatatttaattttcaaatacttAACTATAACCATTTTCATTAGACCGTGTTTCTCTACTTTTGCTTATTTTACATTTTCCATCAATTTAGATGTATAAATAGCATTACTCGTAAAATTATATCCAACACTTGTTCTAATTTTTCCATAAACCGAAAACCAAGAAAAtggttcttgtttattttttaataaattgaacaaTCCCAAATCGTAAATATTACAacatcacacacacacacactataTAGTATATACTAACTCGTGCAACAGAAAAAGGTTcttgttgaaaaataaataactctTACCATTAAAGTGGCTCCATTCCTTAAGCCCGTTGATATTATTGTAAAACTCAGTCCAACTATGAGAACATGGGGACCCTCTATTCTGCTTTGCTACACACCACTGGGCCTAAGCCCAATAAAAAACACTAATATCACAGTAGTGATTTACGAGGCGGCAGTACAGAAGAGAGAATAGAGGATTCGCCGTGTCCTCAAAGATAGGAGAATTTTGCCTGTACCAAGAAAGATAGTCGTATATTATAAAGTCATGAATGAATTGAATCATGAAAGCTTCTTAgtgatatcaatatatatagaCTCAATAAAGTTCTACTTCTATCTATTTTAGTAGTACAATTGCAATACAATAGTACTGCACTGCCCCTAGCCGGAGAAAAGAGGAGTACAAATGGTACTACCAACTTTACCACAACAACAATGATAGTACTttcattttaagaaaaaatgacGAATAAGTCCCTAATGGGCCAAGACAAACATGtttctaacaaattaaaaatacaaccATCTCTCAACTCTTTCAAACGCAGGACGTTACAGTATATACGTGGAAGGAAGCTAAAAAACTTAAAGGACATATAAGTCCCTATCCACTCCCTCCACCTCCTCTTACATTAcatttgttttgaggtatttAGATAGAAATTAAGagattaaaatttagtattggTTCAGAGATTAATactaaactttttatttttttcttaaaattttaatatttcagtATCTCTAAAAAGTAGAGACACagggattaaaatttttagaaatggagacaaaaattttaataacattttatacctaaaataccttcatttcaattaattaattccaattttactttttgtgcaaattaaattagagtttcattattgtttcaatttctgtcttCCACTTTGCACCAAAACAAAATcctgagatttatttcaatttctgtctctttcttaatctctgtctctcagtcccaatctttcagtctctgtctctGCCTCTCCACCAAACACTACCTTACATAACAACATTTCCAGTTCATATTTCCCAGAaccttcttcttattcttaGGTATATGCTCAGCTGCTACAATCCATTGAAGACTACATACGTGCACAGGAGttaaattaaagatcaaacaactACACTGACGTTGAATGAATTGAAGTAAATGTATATAATTGTGTCCAGTGAGTATATCACCCACAAAGCCTGTAGTGTTGCCACTTGAAATTAATTggtgatatttttattttaattttttttttcaaaatctgatGCTTGGAATAGTTTTAGTTCCTAATCTGATATGTATTAATTGTTTAATCGTCAATGAAGATTTGAAGAAGAACATGAAGAATGTTCTACAAAATATGAAGAACTGAAAATGGAGGAGGTGGAGGAAGTAGACAGGACCTATATgtcctttaattttttaacttcaGAAAgtaaagcaaataaataaattataatcaaaataaGGCAAGGCTTCAGAAAGTCAAAAAAATTTCTCTGCTGAGTGTGTCCTTTGTTGAGAATAAAGTTATGAAGCTGCAAGTGTAGCTTGAAGCTTCCAACCTCTACTAGCAACTAATTTTCAACACTTAAATTAAGCAAGGTTGCATCCTatccaaaaagaaaaactcCAAACCTCCAACAATCATTTACAAAACAAACGGATTTGAAGTTAAAATGGATATTCAGAAAGTCAGATATATAGTATATACTCTCATTAAGTTCAAGTCTCCAACTACATGCATATATAGTTTAGTATATAGTATACAGTATATATCAGTTTATTTTGTGTGCAGGATCACGGTTGGTTTGGATCACTCTCTATTTCCCTAGCAAGTTCCTTTGTGAGCTTGTCAGCACGATCATCAATTCCACCTGCAAATGTATAAACCTTGAATGCAAATTGGAAAGCTCTCCATAGCAACTTTGCATAATCTTTTCTTTTCCCATCACTATTATTCTTAGCAGCATCACTGCGCCTCTCCTACATTATTTAATGCaaatgcaaattaaattatcatGTGTTAACTCTTTGATCTATAATTGGTTTGATCAAATAGTAATATGAATGTTTTCTAACCTTTAGTGCTAACTCCATGCAATTAGAGGAGACGTCCACCATTGCTTCTTTGATTTTTATAAGAATGTGGAAGTCGAATTCAATGTTATGGCCCTTGAATTTCTTGGATTCTTCATCTTTGGTTCGCTCCAAAGCTTCCAACTCTGTTTTGATCTGTGTGTTCCTCGTGTAGGTTAGAAAGTGCttgcagaaaaataaaggaaGTATTGAGTACATAATTCATAAGGTTATGAGTGATCATACCTTATCGAAATAACGTTCGGTCTTTTCAAGGAGCTGATTCACAGGACTCACTATCTTCCAATTTTGAAGCTCGTTAAGAATTGAATTAAGCTTATTATAGAGTGCTGCTGCCATTCTCATAGCTTCTAACTTCTTCGAGGGGAAATCTTCAAACCTTGATAGGACCTACACTCAGCAATACatagtattaatattattatggtATCATCATGTTTGTGTAATTCAAATGGACATGGAAGTTTCTCTACCTGTGATTCATCAGTTAGCTTCTCAAGAACAGACTCAACATCTTGGTGGAACTTGATCAAATCTGTCATATCTTTAGTCTTGTAATTGGTAATAGCAGATCTCAGTTCCTGGATCTGTTTTGCATATTTTTGaacatcttcttctatttgttgGAAGTAAGATGATCTAAAAATACATggagaaacaaagaaacaaaatgatAAGGCACTTAGTTTGAATTATTCAAAGGCATTTAGCAGATTATGCAGTTTAAGCAGCTTATATACCTTTTTGTCATCTCTGCTAGAGCATCAGCCATACTTTGTTTTCCTCCGGAACTTGATGCTGCCCCATTTGAGCTGCTTCTCCCGCCACCCGACTTGCCTTTGAGGCTTGACCCTTCCACTTTTCCCTTCAGAGTTCGATAAAGGGCGCCCAATTGTGTTGATCTCTTCAATTTTGTAGTTGCCTTGGGCCGCAAGCATCTACCTGAACCAGGTGGAGGTGGTGGCAATGCAGCACCCCCATTTCCACGTGGCAGTGGTGGTGGAGGTGCTGGAGCTGATCCGGATTTCAAGGACATGGGTGGTGGAGGTGGTGGAGCTGATCCGGCTTTCAAGGACATGGGTGGTGGAGGTGGTGAAGCTGATCCGGCTTTCAAGGATATGATTGGGGGAGATGGTGATGGAGGTGATGATACTGAACTCAAGCTTGAGCTCAGAGGCACTGGTGGTGGAGAAGGTGGTGGTGGTATATTAAGTGCTACAACACTTTTTTGCAATTTGGCTGATGATGGTGCAggtggaggtggtggtggtggtggcggaGGCAGCATTGCCTTATTTGGCTGCATAACATTTGTTGCTGTTACTACTGGCGATAATGgagatgaatttgatgatggtgCAAGCTTTGGTGCTTCCTCCATCAGCATAGCTGTTGTTTCCAATGGTTTGGGAGATTGTGacttttcctctttttcttcttgcattgCTTGAGCTTCATCACATTCTTTATGATCTGCATTTGTTATCTCTGATTTCTCTGTTGTCTCCATACTAAAAACTAGATCCTCTGATGTGTCATCCTTTTCATCTTTTCCATCTTTGTGATCCACTTCCATTTCTCTGTCTGGTTCCTCATTAATCTTCTTGTTTTGAGTTGCCTTGTGGGGTGGTGACATATGGAAAGACAAGCGCTTCAAATCAATTGGATTCAGCTTTCCCAAAGACTGAATTCTGAGAGTCCTAAGCGGTGAGGTACCAGAAGATTTTGGACTGTTCTCTCCGGTTCTGGCAGGGTATTTCATGGGTTCTGGAAGAACACCTCTAGGTGTGTCCGGAGAAGAGCTGCCCAAGAAGCTGCTACCATGAAAGGAAGGGGAACCATATGTAGGTGTAGATTTTCCGAATGTCCCAAATTCGTTCTTATTATAATCTTCTTCCATGATATCAAACTTGTCATTTGCAATCTTGATCATACAATCAAGTGTGGCCAACAAAGTTTcccctgaaaaaaaaaaaacgtttaAAACAAGTACTCCATTCAAATTCTGCCAAAATTCAAGTTTTTCAATCCCCTCACAGAATCTATCAATCACATACCAAGTTGCAGCATATTGCTCCTATCCTTGCAAGAAGGAAACACACAATTGATGTTGTTAGTGCAGTCACTATTCATTATCCATGACTCTCCAATAGACTTCAAAACCTCACAAAAGTAGGCTAGAGCCTgggggaaaaaaataaatttggttaCATTCATATTCAGGGAGACTAAGATTTAATGAATCACAATTAGGAACAAAAATTGATGTTCAAAGGGATGTTTGAACCTGATCAGTAGACTTATCCTTAATCCTCGAAACCTTATTTTGCAATATGATCCCTGGATAGAGCCCATGCAGATCACCCAGGGTTGTAATAACCATCTGCAAAACGAAGCAGATGAATATTGTAAGAACAAAATGGAAAAAGAATGCTGTattttaatcaaacacatagagggcATAACAAAATACCTCACGTAAGGAGATAGATGTGTTCAATGGAGCTAGGTCAATGATGTCCCTGAAGACCAAGATCTTCTTATGGACCTGAATCATTAGCATCAATTGATCTGCACTCACAAATGACCACTCCATTGACTCTCCCTTCTTCCCTTCATtcaatgattttgaaaattgcttcTTTGGAGAACTATTAGTCCCCTTCATAGGCTGCACATACATATATCGTTAAAATACTGAATCCTATACACACTTTTCTATGTAGTACATCATGCATTGTTTATATGATTAAATCATGGAAAAAATGAAGGGTCAGAATTCAGAAACTTACATCATAAGTTCTTCTTCTATTGAGCAAAGGAAAACCGCATAATCTGCTAGATGCCATACGATCTTAAATTGCTTATAATGATTGAAAAGCGAAGActaaaaatatgaatataatttaTGATGATGTGCCAAGCACAACTAATTAAGGGAACACGTATTAGCATGTTGACATGTTCATCTTGAAGAGATGAAAACCCTgcaaaaaattagttttttaatataACAGAATAATGATTTTAATATAACAGAAGCCTTCAACTCTTTGTTTCTGAATATTCAAGGAGACATGCAAGCCATATATTAGGGATGTTAGACCTAATAATTGGTGGGACACAACAATTAAATGTTGTAATTGTAGTTCTAATGGAACTTTCTCAAAAAGAGAAGAGCCAAGGAATGAAAGTGAGAGAGGTAAaggttttataaaaaaaagatttgatttaatttgtttaagtTGTTTAATGCGTAATTAGTTTAATGctaagtgggtgaagaagctAGCTACTTCTGATAAACACAACAAGATGCAGTTTTCAGTTACACTTGAATAAGAAAATCACaaagttttaattttcattatttgagaattattacaagaaaataaaataaatgaacccAAAACAGAATAACGACAAGAGTTAGAGGGTGTTGTAACAAATTAATGATATCCTGTGAGAGGCTTATTATGCCTAAAAATAaccaaatatattatttttaatttctatatttaGTTAACATTTCTGTCCAAACTTGTAAGAAACTACCCTTTTGTATGAAGAGCGAAAAAATgagttttatttataaaattgtgCTATATTATGTATCATTTGTATTTGATGGCCATTAATTTGTGCAAATGATCTGAACCAATGTTGAATGAAATAAAGTATCATGAATGATGATCACAATGAAAAGAATAATGTACTTGTCTTCCTGAACCCAACAAGAGCTGCATCTACATTCCACATTGATTCATAGATAACATAATAAGTGCAGTTTCTTAATTAACTTATAAGTAATGAAGAACACTTGAAATTCCTAAAAGGACATGCAGGGCAGAGAGTTCATTACAAAAGTTTTTGAATGCAGGAACTATATCTCAAAATATTACAAGCTCTTAGGCAATGTGCATTTTGAAAAAACATTAGACTTTCATTGTAAACTGTAAAGCATAATCCAGAACAGCCTTGGAATCCATGCCAAGCAGAGAAAACTGTCAGCATAAAAGATTTTTCCCTTTGTTTGCAATGGTGGAGTAGGATCAATTTTAGGTTGGAAAGGAATATGATCataattttaaatgtattttcccctttgtttgattgattaatGCCCAATATTAAGAATCTATTTAAGAATACAGCTGATATTTTTACTTGCTTTGCTTGAGACAGGAATGAGAAATTTGACTTCACAATGGATCTATTTCccattttacattttttttatcctattttatgtggAATGTCCACAAAATGAAATTTATAAATATCTTTTCTCCCTTATAAGGGAGCATATATCCTTTCTGTGAATAACCCAACAGATAATACCAAAGAAGCTAGTACACAATTTTTAATACCGAATGCTAGTGAGCCAATATTACTAACTTAAAAATATTGAAGAGATAAACTATTCGGTTAGGAttgacttttaaaaaaaaatattaatttttaaataaaaggattattttatatttagataggTGATTGAATTCCACCTATGTTACACCTGTGGTACATAATCGATTCTAAACCGGGATAAAgaaggagggttgtgttaggctTTCGACAGCTAACGTAAAACTTAGTCGAATCTTCATGACAAGGATCAAAGATGTTATTGTGCTAAAGTTAGGTCGTTGTCCGGAAGCAACGCGCTGTATGACTCGCGTACAGTGTCAAATGAGTAAGAGCCGTTGCATCGGTGCCCCAGTGTAATattaaatgagcaagggttccCGCATTTCCATGAACAGACGAAGTTAAATAAGCTAGTTTACAAAGAAAAAAGGTAAAGGTAAAGGTCGGAACgacagaaggttgagatttgggacatggaatATAAGCATTCCGTACTTTAACAGGAAAATCTATGGAGCGAGATGGCAGATACCATGACAAGGAGAAAAATTAATATCATGTTCCTACAAGAAATAAAATGGGTCAACGCGAAGGTTAGATACTTGGATACCTCCGggttcaaactttggtatacagaaaaagtgaagaataggaatggagTAGGTATTATcgtggataagcagtggaagaaggacgtagtggatATCAAGAGGGTGGGtgatcggatcatctctatcaaacttgtggtggaatGAGGTACTTTTCATGTGATTAGTGCCTATGTaccgcaagtgggttcggacgagTAACACAAGTTAAGATTTTTGGAGAATTTAGAGAGTTTGGTCCAAGACATACTTTCGtgagataaaatttttttatgaggagatttaaatggccatgttaGAAGAGAAGTGACTCAGTATGAaagtattcacggaggccatAGTTTCGGGGTAGTCAATAccgagggtaaaactattttgaacTTTTCCTCAACATTTGACCTTCTTATCGCAAAACATGTTTTaagagagacgaacatcttataacaTATAGGAGTGGCATaacaagctctcaaatcgacttcttcttattgaggagagtcgaccagaaattttgcattaattgtaaaattattccgGGAGAGAGTTTAACAACATAGCATAGGATGCTCGTTATGGATTTTTGCATTGAGTAAAAGTTAAGGAAAAGATATCATACGAAAAACCCAATGACGAGGTGGTGGCGAATGAAAAGTGAGGAACAAAGAAGATTCCTAAAACGGGTAGGAGAAGAGACAAAGTGGGAAGAAGATGGAAGTAcggaagagatgtggagggagatggcaaaAGTTTTTAGAATAACAGTAAAAtaaagttttggtgaatctaaagggataggaccaagagacaaggagtcctggtg harbors:
- the LOC107468536 gene encoding uncharacterized protein At4g04980 gives rise to the protein MASSRLCGFPLLNRRRTYDPMKGTNSSPKKQFSKSLNEGKKGESMEWSFVSADQLMLMIQVHKKILVFRDIIDLAPLNTSISLREMVITTLGDLHGLYPGIILQNKVSRIKDKSTDQALAYFCEVLKSIGESWIMNSDCTNNINCVFPSCKDRSNMLQLGETLLATLDCMIKIANDKFDIMEEDYNKNEFGTFGKSTPTYGSPSFHGSSFLGSSSPDTPRGVLPEPMKYPARTGENSPKSSGTSPLRTLRIQSLGKLNPIDLKRLSFHMSPPHKATQNKKINEEPDREMEVDHKDGKDEKDDTSEDLVFSMETTEKSEITNADHKECDEAQAMQEEKEEKSQSPKPLETTAMLMEEAPKLAPSSNSSPLSPVVTATNVMQPNKAMLPPPPPPPPPPAPSSAKLQKSVVALNIPPPPSPPPVPLSSSLSSVSSPPSPSPPIISLKAGSASPPPPPMSLKAGSAPPPPPPMSLKSGSAPAPPPPLPRGNGGAALPPPPPGSGRCLRPKATTKLKRSTQLGALYRTLKGKVEGSSLKGKSGGGRSSSNGAASSSGGKQSMADALAEMTKRSSYFQQIEEDVQKYAKQIQELRSAITNYKTKDMTDLIKFHQDVESVLEKLTDESQVLSRFEDFPSKKLEAMRMAAALYNKLNSILNELQNWKIVSPVNQLLEKTERYFDKIKTELEALERTKDEESKKFKGHNIEFDFHILIKIKEAMVDVSSNCMELALKERRSDAAKNNSDGKRKDYAKLLWRAFQFAFKVYTFAGGIDDRADKLTKELAREIESDPNQP